The stretch of DNA AGTCCCAATGTACTCAATTGCAATCAAATACCTCTGAATATTGGTTCTAGGGTTTTGGGTCATGGATTGGGGATCAGGACCAAACTCTTCTTCTCCTCCTTCTACTTCGTCTTCTTCTAGTTCTAGGTCGTCTTCTTCGCTGGTCCTAGCCAACTTTGAAGGTCTTTGGGGTGGTGATTCGACTGTATCCAATGGATGTTTCGAATCTTCAGTCATAATTGGCCCCAAAATCCAAACCCTAATTAGAACCACGATTTTCCCCCAAAGGTTTGGACTTTGGACGACGGAGACCCTCCGACCAAGGTTTAAGGGGGTTTTAGGCATTTTAGCCCTTTAGAGATAtatacgacatgtcgttttcttGGGTAAATATTTTATGCTTTTTTAGCTCTTAAGAGTATTtatacgacatgtcgttttcttGAGTAAATATTTTGGGCTTTTTTAGCTCTTTAGAGTACAtatacgacatgtcgttttcttGGATAAACATTTTACGCTTTTTAGCCCTTTAGAGTATATATACGACAAGTCGTTTTCATGGATAAATGTAAACTAGCCAAATAACTAGTATTTTCAGCTTACAAGTTTGATgttacgacatgtcgtttgtatAATGAACAACTTGTTGTTTTGCTCTCCAAAAGCATATAAAGAACGACTTGTTGTTTTGCTCTCCAAAAGCATATAATGTAGGGTACACATCAGGTGAGTTTTAACGAGTTTCAGGTTTTCGGATTTGTACTTCCCAACCATATCTCGCTATTGAAATTAAGTTTTTTCTAATtgagtttttaaattttgtgtaTGTGCATAGTTAGaccataattaatttctttttggtttttccTCAAAGTTATCCAATATGTACTTTGTTGGATTAATATTCTCCATGAGCTCACATGTATTGGTATATTATTAGAAGTTTGACCCAAATAATGTaatcattttagtaattgtagGTCATTGAATATTAAAGTGTCATAAACTAAATATGCAAatactttaaaagatatttctaataattaattcaattgaATGTTAGAtgtattgaatttttaaacACTTCATCGAGCATCCAATCTGATccaattaaatattcaaaaatagCATCCAATTCAATTCGAccacaattaaatataattgaatTAGTCAATAGTCATTGGATCGATTTATGCCCAACTTCTAATCCTAACTTCAAAATGAGTTTTTTCAatccaaataacaaatttaGATACATTATTGTTTTTTAGCGATAAAAACCAATAGCATATCTTCACATGCAAAGTGCTAAACTCTCAAAGCttcctctttaattttttcaagtgAAGGATTTGAGCATATAAAAGTACATATAACTAAACAAAGCCAAAAGTCTATTAACTCACTAAGTTGATCCCTATTATGTGTCTAGGCCCCACTTTGTCCAAGAGCTCAAAAAAAATTCACTATTAAAATTACATATcgtttttactaattttaaaaaataccatatttttttttcataaataagagcctaaaaatatttttctatttcctATGACCTCCTAAATTTCAAAACCGTATGAACCTCGAACCATTTTTATTGGTCTACAAAGGGAATGTTCACAGATGATGTAATGTATCACACATTGGTGGAAATTAAAACAAAATGCTCAAAACATTGTCACTCTAAATTCTCCTAATTTACCGGTAATTAAACAGCCATGAAAAGAGGTCCTCACCCCGGTTCAATTTATTCGGTTTGATATTCAACCTGTCAAACAGCAAACATAGCCACAGCACTCCTGCTCGACCATACGAGACAAAGACATAAATTTCGCACCTGGAGTTCGCCACAGCATTATCAAATCAAGCCCTCTTTACTAAATGTTGAATCCCGATGATCACATGGTAGGACAGAGCTAACGCTGCAATCTCGACAGATATTGGGAAGAGCTTTGATGAGTAGAACATAAATTGGTAGAAATAAGCACTGGTGAAGCTCACCCACCCGATTTTAACAGAGAGATAGTTGAACAATACTAAAGCTGTTAGGTAAGAACCGGATATTCTATTGAAGATTGAAAGCATTGAACTGAGTTGGGGCTGGTAAACAGGAAGATGAGGTGATAGGGGACGAAGGACATTGCGAGTAGTTTTTTCATCATTGTTAGAAATTGCTGCAGACGAAGTTGAATAAGTTCTACAGAAGCTCTTGTACTGCAAAACGGGGAAAAATACATATTCAAGGATCACGAAGAGAATAATAAGCTCATTAATTTTACCAGATTTGAAGTGGTTCTATTAGGATTAAACAACTTACTGCCAATCCAGATCCTTGAAAAGCAGCACCTTCTGCCTTCACTTCACCGCCAGCTTCCTGCAATTCATTAAGTCTACCAAGTTTATGAGAAAGAATATTTCCGGTTCAATTGTTTTTTCTACCAAAAGAGGATGAAAGGAAATGgcttaaaattataatatccaAACTCACACGAGGAGGAGTaagattcttcaagaaaatTGAGTTGTTGAAATGACCTGCAAGTAGAGATAAAAAGTTAATAGGATgacaacaaaataatataaaagaagactAACATTTGTAAGTAAGAATGATCATAAAGTTGCCGAACATTGCCTTGGAACACCAATGGTGCCTAACACCTACTAAAGTGCAATCAATGTGTGTTGGGCAACATTGGTATGATAGCAATATTCAAGCTGGTAAGTGGAAATTAgttaatcaaatccataaactaCCATGGGAGCCTGTGAAGTTTCTGTTGGACCCCAGGAATGGGTAGTATGAGATAGCACATAGAGAGGAAGGGAGTATTTGGGTCATTGTATGGCAGGGTATGTTAAAGTGTGGAGCACGTGTtgatgtttttcaaattgatgaGTCATGTAATTTGTTTAATCTTTTTGTTGAGTCAATATGTTGTCCTATTCTTTAGGTGTTAATGATGTTAATGGGTAGTGGGTTAATGGGTAAAGAACGTGATGTCATGTAGTCATTTCAATGCTTTAACTTTTGTTTGTAATGCCTATATATATAGGCCAATCAAGTATCAATCGACGCAGTGTATTATTTTGGGTTTCTTTACTTTGAGTttctttcaatatatatatttattgtatcagtggtatcagagccaaaaatataagagagagaaagaaaaaagtgAGTGTGAGATAGAGAGTAATACAGCagttttatttctatttcattTACTCTTTCTGTTTTGCAGATCAATCATGGCCACCGATAGTTTTGTTCAACCAGCTATTCCCAAGTTTGATGGTCACTATGACCATTGGAGCATGTTAATGGAAAATTTTTTAAGATCTAAAGAGTATTGGCAAGTGGTCTCTGAAGGAATTACTGAACCAGCAGCTGACACAGCAGTGTCAAATGGACAAAGAACAGAACTAGAAGCTCAAACGTTGAAGGATTTAAAGGCAAAGAATTATCTGTTTCAAGCTATTGATCGCTCAATCTTGGAGACTATTCTTTGCAAGGACACTTCCAAGCATATTTGGGACTCTATGCAGAGGAAGTATCAAGGCTCTACAAAAGCAAAGAGGCAGCAGCTTCAATCACTTCATACGGAGTTTGAAACACTTCGAATGAAAATGGGAGAATCGGTGTCAGACTATATTGCTCGAACAATGGCA from Cannabis sativa cultivar Pink pepper isolate KNU-18-1 chromosome 2, ASM2916894v1, whole genome shotgun sequence encodes:
- the LOC115719470 gene encoding succinate dehydrogenase subunit 3-1, mitochondrial, with the translated sequence MALRALLAKKTLASGFQTQAKALASGISNSRASQTSLPSDNGNLHHRDGGHFNNSIFLKNLTPPREAGGEVKAEGAAFQGSGLAYKSFCRTYSTSSAAISNNDEKTTRNVLRPLSPHLPVYQPQLSSMLSIFNRISGSYLTALVLFNYLSVKIGWVSFTSAYFYQFMFYSSKLFPISVEIAALALSYHVIIGIQHLVKRA